The proteins below are encoded in one region of Hemiscyllium ocellatum isolate sHemOce1 chromosome 27 unlocalized genomic scaffold, sHemOce1.pat.X.cur. SUPER_27_unloc_1, whole genome shotgun sequence:
- the LOC132807106 gene encoding gastrula zinc finger protein XlCGF9.1-like, producing MEKSEESCPVEKPWKCGDCGKGFCVPSALETHRCSHTGERPFPCPECRKAFRHSSHLLAHQWGHTGEKPISCPESGKAFTFFSALLAQRRIHTGERPFSCPECGKAFRYSTTLRTHWRFHAGGKAVQLLRVREGFYQHLHPAEAPVDPHWGKALQLP from the coding sequence ATGGAGAAATCTGAGGAATCCtgccctgtggagaaaccgtggaagtgtggcgactgtgggaaaggcttctgtgtcccgtctgccctggagactcatcgatgcagtcacaccggggagaggccattcccctgcccagagtgcaggaaggccttcagacattcctcccacctgctggcccaccagtgGGGCCACACGGGGGAAAAACCCATCAGCTGCCCCGAGAGCGGGAAGGCCTTCACATTTTTCTCTGCCCTGTTGGCCCAACGGCGGatccacacaggagagaggccgttcagctgccctgagtgtgggaaggccttcaggtattccACCACCCTGCGGACCCACTGGCGTTTCCACGCAGGGGGaaaggccgttcagctgctccgagtgcgggaaggctttTACCAAcacctccaccctgctgaggcaccagtggatccacactggggaaaggcccttcagctgccctga